A genomic region of Fodinisporobacter ferrooxydans contains the following coding sequences:
- a CDS encoding peptidase U32 family protein: MGTATEQTLQRKSSYTRKKPELLAPAGNLEKLKFAVLYGADAVYIGGQKFGLRSKAGNFSYEDMRAGVQFAHAHDAKVFVAANIIAHNEDFAGMSEYFQTLQEIGIDAVIVADPAIIQICKEAAPGLEIHLSTQASTTNWQAIRFWADEGVARVVLAREVSMEEIRAIKQHVDLEIEAFIHGAMCISYSGRCVLSNHMTNRDANRGGCAQSCRWKYDLFVDLSDADEEQADGSEARSLLQEPSDFFTMSSKDLCMIEHIPDMIEAGVDSLKIEGRMKTIHYVATVVSAYRKVIDAYYDNPEGFTFRQEWLDEIYKAANRPLTTAFYYQKPAEDAQIFGVPPKPAKFDFAGLVIDYDENTQMATIEQRSPFAIGQEVEFIGPHRENFVQTIDGLWDEEGNPLRGANHPMQKVKMCVNQPVKPYDMMRKRV, encoded by the coding sequence TTGGGTACGGCAACAGAACAAACATTGCAAAGAAAGTCCAGCTACACCCGCAAAAAGCCGGAATTGCTGGCGCCCGCCGGGAATTTGGAAAAATTGAAATTTGCAGTTTTATATGGAGCGGATGCAGTCTATATCGGCGGACAGAAGTTTGGCTTGCGTTCCAAAGCGGGCAATTTCTCCTATGAAGATATGCGTGCAGGAGTTCAATTCGCTCATGCACACGATGCGAAAGTATTTGTTGCTGCCAATATTATTGCACACAATGAAGATTTTGCGGGGATGAGTGAGTATTTCCAAACACTGCAGGAAATCGGTATCGATGCAGTGATCGTGGCAGATCCTGCGATCATCCAAATTTGTAAAGAAGCAGCACCCGGATTGGAAATCCACCTGAGTACACAAGCTTCGACGACAAATTGGCAAGCCATCCGATTTTGGGCTGATGAAGGCGTAGCGCGGGTTGTATTGGCCAGGGAAGTTTCCATGGAAGAAATTCGGGCGATCAAGCAGCATGTGGATCTGGAAATTGAAGCGTTCATTCACGGCGCGATGTGCATTTCCTACTCCGGTCGGTGTGTGTTATCCAATCATATGACAAATCGGGATGCCAATCGCGGAGGATGTGCCCAATCGTGCCGTTGGAAATATGATTTGTTTGTCGATCTCTCCGATGCAGATGAGGAACAAGCGGATGGATCGGAAGCGCGTTCCCTTTTGCAGGAGCCATCCGACTTTTTTACGATGAGTTCCAAAGATTTGTGCATGATTGAACATATTCCCGATATGATCGAAGCCGGTGTTGACAGTTTGAAAATTGAAGGCCGCATGAAAACGATCCACTATGTGGCTACCGTCGTAAGTGCATATCGAAAAGTGATCGACGCATATTATGACAATCCGGAAGGATTTACATTCAGGCAGGAATGGCTGGATGAAATATACAAAGCGGCCAATCGCCCTCTGACGACCGCCTTTTATTATCAAAAGCCGGCAGAAGACGCGCAAATTTTCGGAGTTCCGCCGAAGCCGGCAAAATTTGATTTTGCAGGTTTGGTGATCGATTACGATGAAAACACGCAAATGGCAACGATTGAACAAAGAAGCCCATTCGCAATCGGGCAGGAAGTCGAATTCATCGGACCCCATCGCGAGAATTTTGTTCAAACGATTGATGGATTATGGGATGAAGAAGGAAATCCGTTACGAGGAGCGAATCATCCCATGCAAAAAGTGAAAATGTGTGTAAATCAACCTGTGAAACCATACGACATGATGCGCAAACGTGTGTAA